A genome region from Litoribacterium kuwaitense includes the following:
- a CDS encoding MFS transporter: MQKRTSLRLDMCLFFMMSLLFFMSISAFDPFISAFATDIGIAPAVVGGIVGVAGLASLITRLPVGVLSDMFLKRKLFIQIGLLVTIICWTIAFIAPSATTLYIGKISDGITGSTWVIYNVMFASFFGAREAAKAVAILGVASPFGSLIGSTVGGLIATSYGYEYSFMVAVVAACIALILSFFVKERKESEIKTKYDMTILTEQISDKTIWIIGVLATISIMIPFGTRDTFTPLVAVDLGANPFAISWLSNTHLIFYGLAAALCAPFFYKKLGLVRTAIWGALLQGLIVILIPYAPNLLALFTLQGLAGIAFGMNFTVLTSLSIHHIPAQKQSTRMGLFQSIYAAGMFAGPVLMGILTDSFSRTTSFLVIGIVSVLCAVLTGFLLKKGQHVVSEEKIDSPVEYDPSISK; encoded by the coding sequence ATGCAAAAGAGAACGTCATTACGTTTAGATATGTGCTTGTTTTTCATGATGAGTTTACTGTTTTTTATGAGTATTTCAGCTTTTGATCCGTTCATTTCTGCGTTTGCCACTGATATTGGCATAGCTCCAGCCGTTGTCGGAGGTATTGTCGGGGTTGCTGGGTTGGCTTCCTTGATCACGAGGCTGCCGGTGGGTGTCCTTTCTGATATGTTTTTAAAGCGGAAATTATTTATTCAAATTGGGCTGCTCGTAACAATCATCTGCTGGACGATCGCCTTTATCGCACCGAGTGCAACGACTTTGTATATCGGTAAAATCTCTGATGGGATCACAGGCTCGACGTGGGTCATCTACAATGTCATGTTTGCGTCTTTTTTTGGCGCTAGAGAGGCCGCCAAAGCGGTTGCCATTTTAGGCGTTGCGTCACCATTCGGCTCGTTAATTGGGTCTACGGTCGGTGGATTGATTGCGACAAGCTATGGTTATGAATATAGCTTTATGGTGGCGGTTGTCGCTGCTTGTATTGCGCTTATTCTATCTTTTTTCGTTAAGGAAAGAAAAGAATCTGAGATTAAGACAAAATATGATATGACGATATTAACTGAGCAAATTAGTGATAAAACGATTTGGATCATTGGGGTTCTTGCGACGATTTCCATTATGATCCCGTTTGGCACGAGAGATACCTTTACCCCGCTTGTTGCCGTTGATTTAGGAGCCAATCCCTTTGCAATTAGCTGGCTGTCAAACACGCACCTCATTTTTTATGGGTTGGCAGCTGCACTGTGTGCACCGTTCTTTTATAAGAAGCTTGGTTTAGTTCGTACGGCCATATGGGGCGCTTTATTACAAGGGCTGATTGTCATTTTAATTCCTTATGCACCAAATTTACTAGCGCTCTTTACTTTGCAGGGCTTGGCGGGAATCGCTTTTGGTATGAATTTTACTGTTTTAACATCGCTTAGTATTCACCATATTCCAGCCCAGAAACAATCGACACGGATGGGGCTCTTCCAAAGTATTTATGCTGCTGGAATGTTTGCCGGTCCAGTCCTTATGGGCATTTTAACAGACTCATTTTCGAGGACGACAAGCTTTTTAGTTATTGGCATTGTTTCGGTATTGTGTGCCGTATTAACTGGATTTCTCCTTAAAAAAGGACAGCATGTTGTCAGCGAAGAAAAGATCGACTCACCAGTAGAATATGATCCGTCAATCTCTAAATAA
- a CDS encoding LacI family DNA-binding transcriptional regulator: MKGKISSYDVAKKAGVSQSTVSRSLNNYPHVKAATREKVLKAIEELSFTRDEVARSLASKKTRTIGLIVGDITNPFFAESAKVVVGKAQEMEYDVILCNTNHNEANLEKYIQTLIGKRVDGIIIASADKDNEKIKDLYDQGFPVVLYNSFIEHEKANYIAVNNYKGARLAVEHLYQLDHRRIGYIAGPSKYVTTHLRNLGYQDALKDFGIEWNEKYVYHQEFSYDEVYQFTKQLLKEQKRPTSFFAASDQMALAVIDAVASENLNIPADVSVIGFDDIDLAKNQFIGLTTITQPKDKMATLALEKLVSLIEQHEDTDTSIQIILEPDLIQRKTTGI; this comes from the coding sequence ATGAAAGGCAAAATCAGTTCATATGATGTCGCAAAAAAAGCTGGTGTTTCACAATCGACCGTTTCAAGATCACTTAATAACTATCCACACGTAAAAGCGGCCACGCGAGAAAAAGTACTAAAGGCCATTGAAGAATTATCTTTTACAAGAGATGAGGTTGCTCGCAGTCTGGCGAGTAAAAAGACACGGACAATCGGTCTAATCGTTGGAGATATTACAAATCCATTTTTTGCTGAATCTGCAAAAGTAGTTGTCGGTAAAGCACAAGAGATGGAATACGATGTCATTTTGTGTAATACGAACCATAACGAAGCGAACCTTGAAAAATATATTCAGACACTAATCGGTAAGCGGGTTGACGGCATCATTATTGCATCCGCAGATAAGGATAATGAAAAAATCAAAGACTTATATGATCAAGGCTTTCCGGTCGTTCTTTATAACAGCTTTATTGAGCATGAAAAAGCCAATTATATCGCTGTAAATAACTATAAAGGTGCCCGGCTCGCTGTAGAACACTTATACCAATTAGATCATCGCCGCATCGGTTATATTGCCGGTCCGTCCAAATATGTTACGACACATTTGCGGAATTTAGGCTACCAAGATGCCTTAAAAGATTTTGGGATTGAATGGAATGAAAAGTACGTCTACCATCAAGAATTTTCGTATGATGAAGTATATCAATTTACAAAGCAATTGCTCAAGGAACAAAAGCGTCCGACAAGTTTTTTCGCAGCTTCTGACCAGATGGCGCTCGCTGTGATAGATGCGGTGGCGAGCGAAAACCTGAACATTCCCGCGGATGTATCGGTGATTGGTTTCGATGATATTGACCTGGCCAAAAATCAATTCATTGGCTTGACGACGATTACCCAACCGAAAGATAAAATGGCAACGCTTGCGTTAGAAAAGCTCGTTTCACTGATTGAACAACATGAAGATACGGATACGAGCATTCAAATTATTTTAGAGCCTGATTTAATTCAGCGGAAGACGACAGGGATCT